One genomic segment of Centropristis striata isolate RG_2023a ecotype Rhode Island chromosome 13, C.striata_1.0, whole genome shotgun sequence includes these proteins:
- the nptx1l gene encoding neuronal pentraxin 1 like: MQATKNGICWRLFLFSCLFLESSCQDFGGQTQFICTSVPKDMDICAATLQNSVPGEDLKTTVMQLRETVLQQKETIMNQKETIRELTSKLARCESQSGAEPGDARPGGRRKDAGTKNTMGDVSRGPADTLTQLSQTLQSLKQRLENLEQFSRSNNSVQANSLKDLLQSKIDDLEKQVLSRVNSIEEGKPGLRNETEQRGRVESTLTSLHQRITDLEKGQRENRPLDKFQLTFPLRTNYMYAKVKKSLPEMYALTVCMWLKSNASPGVGTPFSYAVPGQANELVLIEWGNNPMEILINDKVAKLPFLINDGKWHHICVTWTTRDGVWEAFQDGVKRGSGENLAPYHPIKPQGLLILGQEQDTLGGGFDATQAFVGDLANFHIWDRKLSVGEIYNLATCSSKAQVGNVFAWMETSLDIYGGASKWTFEACRQLN, translated from the exons ATGCAGGCCACGAAGAACGGAATctgttggagactttttctattttcatGCCTGTTTTTGGAGAGTTCGTGTCAAGACTTTGGCGGGCAGACGCAGTTCATTTGCACGTCCGTACCAAAGGATATGGACATTTGCGCAGCCACTTTGCAGAACAGTGTGCCGGGTGAGGACTTGAAGACCACCGTTATGCAGCTGCGGGAGACGGTTTTGCAGCAGAAAGAGACGATCATGAACCAAAAAGAGACTATCAGAGAACTGACTTCAAAGTTGGCTCGGTGTGAGAGCCAGAGCGGCGCCGAGCCCGGGGACGCGCGGCCGGGGGGCAGGAGGAAAGACGCTGGGACCAAAAACACAATGGGGGATGTATCGAGGGGCCCCGCTGACACTTTGACGCAACTATCACAGACTTTACAGTCGCTGAAGCAGAGATTAGAAAACCTGGAG CAATTCAGCAGAAGTAACAACTCGGTGCAGGCAAACAGCCTCAAAGACCTGCTCCAAAGTAAAATCGACGACCTGGAGAAGCAGGTGTTGTCCCGAGTGAACAGCATCGAGGAGGGGAAGCCCGGACTCCGGAATGAGACGGAGCAGCGTGGGAGAGTGGAGTCCACCCTCACATCTCTCCACCAGAGGATCACCGACCTGGAGAAAG GTCAAAGGGAAAACAGGCCTCTGGATAAATTCCAGCTCACGTTCCCGCTGAGAACCAACTACATGTACGCAAAAGTGAAGAAGAGTTTGCCAGAGATGTACGCCCTCACGGTGTGCATGTGGCTCAAATCCAACGCGTCTCCAGGAGTGGGCACACCTTTCTCCTACGCGGTTCCGGGTCAAGCCAACGAGCTGGTCCTCATAGAGTGGGGCAACAACCCAATGGAGATACTCATCAACGACAAG GTTGCTAAGCTGCCTTTCCTCATCAATGATGGGAAGTGGCATCACATCTGCGTCACCTGGACCACTCGTGATGGGGTTTGGGAAGCTTTCCAAGATGGCGTCAAGAGGGGGAGTGGAGAGAATCTGGCTCCATATCATCCTATCAAACCGCAGGGCCTGCTGATCCTCGGGCAAGAGCAG GACACGCTCGGAGGAGGATTTGATGCCACTCAAGCTTTTGTTGGGGACCTGGCAAATTTTCACATCTGGGATCGGAAGCTATCTGTCGGAGAGATATACAATCTAGCGACATGCAGCAGCAAGGCGCAAGTGGGCAACGTTTTTGCGTGGATGGAGACGAGCCTTGATATTTACGGAGGTGCCTCGAAGTGGACATTTGAAGCTTGTCGCCAGCTCAACTGA